Proteins encoded within one genomic window of Panicum virgatum strain AP13 chromosome 1N, P.virgatum_v5, whole genome shotgun sequence:
- the LOC120657377 gene encoding subtilisin-like protease SBT1.4: MARIRAPRLAVLLALAALAAVAAAAAAAGEARAQSTYIIHLAPDHPALSAARANGAGEAVLGRLLPRRLRAPLPRVLYTYAHAATGIAARLTPEQAAHAAAGEGVLAVYPDQARQLHTTHTPSFLHLTEAAGLLPAAAGSASSTVVGVLDTGLYPIGRGSFAPAAGLGPAPASFSGGCVSTRSFNASAYCNSKLIGAKFFYQGYEAALGHHIDETKESKSPLDTEGHGTHTASTAAGSPVAGAGLFNYAKGQAVGMDPGARIAAYKICWKSGCYDSDILAAMDEAVADGVNVISLSVGANGYAPSFPRDSIAIGAFHAVSKGIVVSCSAGNSGPGEYTAVNIAPWILTVGASTIDREFPADVVLGDGRVFGGVSLYAGDPLNPTQLPLVFAGDCGSRLCLLGELDPKKVSGKIVVCERGSNARVEKGAAVKLAGGAGMILANTADSGEELIADSHLVPATMVGQKVGDKIKHYVQTDPSPTATIAFRGTVIGKSPSAPQVASFSSRGPNYRAPEILKPDVIAPGVNILAAWTGAASPTDLDIDSRRVEFNIISGTSMSCPHVSGLAALLRQAHPDWSPAAIKSALMTTAYNLDNAGETIKDLATGVESTPFVRGAGHVDPNSALDPGLVYDAGTGDYVAFLCTLGYPPSLISVFTKDASAANCSRKFARSGDLNYPAFAAVFSSYKDSVTYHRVVRNVGSNSSAVYEPKIVSPAGVTVTMSPSKLAFDDKSRSLAYEITIAASGNPVIVDTKYSFGSVTWSDGVHNVTSPIAVTWPSNGGAAAM; this comes from the coding sequence ATGGCGAGGATCAGGGCCCCGCGTCTCGCCGTCCTCCTCGCTCTCGCCGCGCTcgcggccgtcgcggcggcggcggccgcggccggcgaggcgcgcgcgcaGTCCACGTACATCATCCACCTCGCGCCCGACCACCCGGCGCTGTCCGCGGCGCGCGCcaacggcgccggcgaggcggtcctcggccgcctcctcccgcgccgcctgcgcgcgccccTGCCGCGCGTGCTCTACACCTACGCGCACGCGGCCACGGGCATCGCGGCGCGCCTCACGCCCGAGCAGGCCGCAcacgccgcggccggggagggcgTCCTGGCCGTCTACCCCGACCAGGCGCGGCAGCTGCACACCACCCACACCCCGTCGTTCCTCCACCTGACCGAGGCCGCGGGGCTCctgccggccgcggcggggagcgCGTCGTCGACCGTCGTGGGCGTGCTCGACACCGGGCTCTACCCCATCGGCCGGGGCTCGTTTGCGCCCGCTGCTGGGCTAGGCCCGGCGCCCGCATCCTTCTCCGGTGGGTGCGTCTCCACGAGATCTTTCAACGCCTCCGCCTACTGCAACAGCAAGCTCATCGGCGCCAAGTTCTTTTACCAGGGGTACGAGGCTGCTCTCGGCCACCACATCGATGAGACCAAGGAGTCCAAGTCGCCGTTGGACACTGAGGGCCACGGGACGCACAccgcctccacggcggcggggtcgccggtgGCCGGCGCGGGATTGTTCAACTACGCCAAAGGACAGGCCGTGGGCATGGACCCCGGCGCGCGCATCGCGGCGTACAAGATCTGCTGGAAGTCCGGGTGCTACGACTCCGACATCCTTGCCGCCATGGACGAGGCCGTCGCCGATGGTGTCAACGTCATCTCCCTTTCTGTCGGCGCCAACGGGTATGCCCCCAGCTTCCCCAGGGATTCCATTGCCATCGGCGCTTTCCACGCAGTGAGCAAAGGCATCGTCGTCTCCTGCTCCGCCGGGAACTCCGGGCCCGGCGAGTACACCGCCGTCAACATTGCGCCGTGGATACTGACCGTCGGTGCATCCACCATTGACCGCGAGTTTCCCGCCGATGTGGTCCTCGGTGACGGCCGCGTGTTTGGCGGCGTCTCTCTATACGCCGGTGATCCCCTCAACCCCACTCAGCTGCCGCTGGTGTTCGCCGGAGACTGTGGTTCCCGCCTGTGCCTACTAGGCGAGCTCGACCCGAAGAAGGTGTCCGGCAAGATCGTGGTCTGTGAGCGCGGCAGCAACGCTCGTGTCGAGAAAGGCGCGGCGGTGAAGCTTGCCGGTGGAGCCGGCATGATCCTCGCCAACACAGCGGACAGTGGCGAGGAACTCATTGCCGACTCCCACCTCGTGCCGGCGACTATGGTCGGGCAGAAGGTCGGCGACAAGATCAAGCACTACGTCCAGACCGATCCGTCGCCGACAGCGACCATCGCGTTCCGCGGCACGGTCATCGGTAAGTCGCCGTCCGCGCCGCAGGTCGCGTCGTTCTCGAGCCGCGGCCCCAACTACCGCGCGCCGGAGATCCTCAAGCCCGACGTCATCGCCCCCGGCGTCAACATACTCGCGGCCTGGACCGGCGCCGCTTCCCCCACCGACCTCGACATAGACTCGAGGCGCGTCGAGTTCAACATCATCTCCGGGACGTCCATGTCGTGCCCGCACGTGAGCGGCCTCGCCGCGCTGCTCCGCCAGGCGCACCCGGACTGGAGCCCGGCGGCGATAAAGTCGGCGCTCATGACCACGGCGTACAACTTGGACAACGCCGGTGAAACCATCAAGGACCTCGCCACCGGCGTCGAGTCGACGCCGTTCGTCCGCGGCGCCGGCCACGTCGACCCCAACAGCGCCCTCGACCCCGGCCTGGTGTACGACGCCGGCACCGGCGACTACGTCGCCTTCCTCTGCACCCTCGGCTACCCTCCGTCCCTGATCTCCGTCTTCACGAaggacgcctccgccgccaacTGCTCGAGGAAATTCGCACGCTCCGGCGACCTCAACTACCCTGCCTTCGCGGCCGTCTTCTCCTCCTACAAAGATTCAGTCACCTACCACAGGGTGGTGCGCAATGTGGGCAGCAACTCCAGCGCCGTGTACGAGCCCAAGATCGTGAGCCCCGCCGGCGTGACTGTCACTATGAGCCCGAGCAAGCTGGCATTCGACGACAAGAGCAGGAGCCTGGCCTACGAGATCACGATCGCAGCGTCAGGCAACCCGGTGATCGTGGACACCAAGTACTCGTTCGGGTCCGTCACCTGGAGCGACGGCGTGCACAACGTCACGAGTCCCATTGCTGTGACCTGGCCGTCCAACGGTGGAGCAGCGGCCATGTAA